Part of the Haloarchaeobius litoreus genome is shown below.
CCACGTCGATGGCGTCCACCGGGCAGACGTCGACACAGAGCATGCAGTCGATGCACTGCGCCTCGTTCGCCGGGTCGGCCTTGATCTCGGACTCGGGGTGTCCCGGGCTGTCCACCCACTCGAACACGTCGACCGGGCAGTCCTCCAGGCACGCGCCGTCGGCGAGACAGATGTCGAAGTCCACCGCGACGTGCGTGCCGTGGATGCCCAGCTGCTCGGGCTCCTCCACCGGCCCCCACACGTCGTGGCCGTTGTGCTCGTCTACGAGTTCGCGGTTCTCCTCGAAGTTCGGGTCAATGGGCATTGTCACCTAGGGACGAAGGCGGCCCGGGTCTTAAATTTACGTTCGGGAAGGTCCCGACGGCGGGGCGGTCGGCGGTCACCAGTAGCCCCCGCGGCGACGCAACACCCTTGATGGAGACGCCACTACCCGACTGTATGGACTTCCAGGCCCTCCTCACCGGCGTCGACCCGGTGCTCGTCGTCGCTCTGGTCCTCCTCGTCGCCGGCATCGTCGGCAGTGCGGTCCCGTCGATGCCCGGGCCGTTGCTCTCGGTCGCCGGTGTGCTCGTCTTCTGGCTCTGGGGCGAGGGCCTCGGCACGGTCGTCGCGGTCGGCCTCGTCGCCGTCGGGCTGTTCGCCGTCGTCGCCGACCTGCTCGCGGACGCTGTCTCAGCCCGCGTCGGCGGTGCGTCCTGGCAGACGACGGCGCTCGCGGGTGTGGTCGGCCTCGCGCTCCTGTTCGTCACCGGTCCGCTGGGCATCCTCGTCGGCGTCGTCGGCACCGTCTTCGCACTGGAGTACTGGGAGACCCAGGACCACCGCCACGCCGCCCGCGCCGCGGTGACGACCAGCCTCGGCATCCTCGCCAGCGCCGTCGTCCAGGTGCTCCTGACGCTGTCGATGCTGCTCGGCTTCGGACTGTCCGTGTTCGTCTGGTAGAAGGGTGGGAGGTGTCAGCGGACTACTCGTGGGCGAAGTACGCCACGGAGCCGTCGTCGCCGTGGGCGTCGACGCGCGCGAACCCGACGCGCTCGAACTGCACCATCGTATCGACCGGCTGGTCGCGGAAGCCGGGCTCGGCGCGGCCCTCGACGACGCCGTCCATCGTCCACAGCTCGACGGGCTCGTTGTCGGCCGCGGGCACCCAGTGCACCACGTCGACGCCCTCCTCGCGCACCGCCGAGATGTCGTCGCCGGTGTACTGGAGCGCGTCGCGGGTGAACCGGAAGCATCCGAGGCCCTTCAGCCAGACGCGCTCCTCGCGCTCGGGCAGGTCCTTCGGTTCGAGCAACACGGCGGAACCGACCGGAATCTCGCGGACGCCACGGTCCTCGTGGTCGGGGTGGACCGGCGGCTCGCCGGCTTCCGGTGCGCCGCCGACGATGCCGAGTTCGGTGCCGTCGCGCACGAGGAACTGCCGGTCCGCCCCGTCGTCGATCAGGTCGCGGTTCTTCGAGTAGACCGACGACATCGCGAGGTCGACGTTCGAGCTCGAGGTGCCGAGTTCGATCATCGACTCGACGATGGCCTCGCCGCGGATGCCCCGCCGTCGGAGGCTCTTGATGGTCGGGGCGCGCGGGTCGTCCCAGCCGTCGAGCTCGCCCGCGTCGATGAGCTCCTTGAGGGTCGAGGTGGACATCTTCACGTCGTAGGCGTCGACCTGGACGTGGCCCCAGTGGACGACCTCGGGGTACTCCCAGCCGAAGTAGTCGTAGACGAACCGCTGGCGCTTCGCCGAGTCCTGCAGGTCGATGCCGCGGATGATGTGCGTGATGCCGACGAGGTGGTCGTCGATGCCCGACTGGAAGTCGAGCATCGGCCAGCAGCGGTAGTCCGCCGCCTCCTCGCGCGGGTGTGGCGTGTCTATCATCCGGAACGCCACCCAGTCCCTGAGTGCAGGATTCTTGTGCTCGATGTCGGTCTTCACGCGGAGCACCATCTCGCCCGAACTGTACTCGCCGGCGACCATGTCCTCGAACTCCGCCATGGTCGTCTCGGCGTCCTTCTCGCGGTGCGGGCAGGCCTCCCCGCTGTTCTTCATGTCGGAGAACTCGCCCTGCGGGCACGAGCAGGTGTACGCCCCACCCATCTCGATCAGCTCGCGAGCGTGCTCGTAGTACGTCTCCATCCGGTCGCTCGCCTTCAGGACCTCGTCGGGGTCGAAGCCGAGGTACTCGATATCCTCCAGAATCCCGTCGTAGGCGTCGAGGTCCGGGCGCTTCGTCTCGGGGTCGGTGTCGTCGAAACGGACGCAGAACCAGCCGTCGTAGTGCTCCCTGTACGTGCCGATGACGGCCGGCATCCGGGCGTGGCCGACGTGCCACGGGCCGTTCGGGTTCGGCGCACAGCGCATCCGTATCCCGTCGTACTCGTCGGCGTTAGGCAGGTCCGGCAGCGTGTGCTCCTCGCCCTCGTCCTCGCTGTCCAGCTCCGCCAGCAGGTCGGGCGCGAGCTCGCCGAGCCGCTCGCGCTTCTCGTCGTGGCTCATCTGGTTGACGCGGCCACAGACGCCGCCGACCACGCCCGGCACCTCGTCGCCGTGCTCGCGGAAGGCGGGGTTCTCGCCCATCAGCGGGCCCATCACCGCGCCGACGGCGGCGTCGCTCTCGTGTTTGATTGCGTTGAACAGGGCGTGCTTCTCGGCCTCTCGCTCGACCTGCTCGCGTAGCGAATCGTCCATTGACGTGGCGTACAGCCGGAACCGTCAAAACAGTCGTGATGTTCGTCGCCGGGAACGGCAGTTTCGGAAGAACCGAGGACGATGCGATTCTGACCAGCCGGGTGGCGCGCGGCTGTCTCGGAATCGCGGCGCGATTCCGATGGCCAGTGAGAGCTTGCTCTCGCAGTGGATGAGCGAGGGAGCCTGCGACCGAGCGAAGTGGCTGGGGAGGTGTGAGGTGCGGTGCGGTCGCGGTGGGTGGGACTGAAAGGGGCGAGACGCTCGGGGCTCGCTGGCTGTTCGTGGGTCCAGGGTACTCGACAACACGAGAACGAACGGGAACTGGCGAGTCACTCACAGGGACACGAACACCGTTCCAAGAAGACAGCCGCCCCGGCGTGCTCCACCCACCGTGGAGCCAACCACCGCACCACATCTACCGGTCGCACCGCAGAACGCCACTATCGTACCGCAGTCGTTGCCTCCGTACCGCACCGCGACCGCAGACCGCACCGCGATCCGCACGTGATGACCGGCGCGTCGCCGGTCGACCACCCAGATTCGGAGTGCCGGTCGGGAAGCCGGCACAGCCACGGACACAGGTCGTCGCGGACCCAGCTCCTCACTCCGTCGCGGACTCGGGGAACCGACGCGTGTTGAACACGCGCTGGGCGACGAGGGCGTCGGACATCTCGCCGGCGCGCCACTGCGCGACCCACGAGGCCTCGACGTGGTACTCCTGGGCCTGCTCGGGGAACCGGTCGGCGATGCTCGCCTCCAGTCGGCTCGACGGGCCACCGCTGTCGATGATGAGCCCGTACGAGGAGATGACCTGACCGATCTCCTCGCGGGACTCCGCGCGGTCGCCCGCACTGGACTCGTACTCCAGGTCGACGACCTCGTCGTCGAACGTCATGCTCGTCACCGTCAAGCCGTGGGTCTCCTCGAGTATCCAGCGCAGTTCGCCGAGGGTGCCCTCGCCGTCCTGGTTCGGTTCGGACTTCTGTACCTGGTTGCCGCCGAGGCACCCGGCGAGTCCCGCCAGGGCCGCGGCCCCACCCGCGAGGACGCTCCGTCGCGTCGTCATGCTGTCCTGTGGCATAACTACGGGTTGAGAGGGAGACCCACTAAAACCGCGGAGGGTTTCGCCCCACGATACGGGGTTCGACTCAGGAACTGAGTCGTCCGTGGCTCGTCAGTAGCCGCGCTCTATCAGGTAATCCGCGATATCGCACAGCAGGTCGCGCGCCTCGTTGTCCGGGAGGACCTCGAGCCGGGACTTGCCGCGTTCGACGAGGTCGCGCGCGGTCTGGTTCGCGTACTCGATGCTGCCGGCCTCCTCGAGCGTCGCCACCGCGTCGTCGATCTCGGTCTCTGTGACCGCCTCGACGCTGTCGGTGTCGACCAGTCCGTCGACGTCGACACCCTGCTCGCGGGCGTGGACCGTCATGAGCGTCTGCTTGTTCTCGACGAGGTCCGAGCCGCGCTGCTTGCCGAGCTGGTCCGAGGGGACGGTGAGGTCGAGCACGTCGTCCTGAATCTGGAACGCGCGCCCGACGTCGAGGCCGTAGCCGTACAGCGCGTCGACGACCTCGTCGTCCGCCGAGAGCAGCTCGCCGGCGATGGCCGCGGACGCCGCGTACAGCACGGCCGTCTTCTGCTCGATCATCTCGAGGTACTCGTCGGGGTCGACGTCGCGTCGCGTCTCGAAGGAGACGTCGAGGCTCTGACCCTCGCAGATCTTCGTGCAGGTCGACGCGAGCGTGTCGGTGGCCGCGACGACCCGTTCGGGCGGGGCGTCGGTCTCGACCATGATCTCGAACGCCTTCGAGTACAGCGTGTCGCCCGCGAGGATGGCCGTCTCGAGGTCGTACTCCTTGTGGACCGCCGGCACGCCGCGCCGGAGGTCGTCGTCGTCCATGATGTCGTCGTGGATCAGCGTGAACGACTGGATGACCTCGACGCTGACGGCGGCGGCCATGAGGTCGACGGGCTCGTCCGTCAAGGACTGGAACTCCCGGTAGTCCGCCGACATCGGCTCCACGTCGGTCAGCGCCTCGCCGACGACGAGCAGCACCGTGGGCCGGAGCCGCTTCCCGCCCGCGTCCAGCAGGTAGCGAGACGCCTCGTACAGCCGCCTGGGCGACTTGATGGGCAGCTCTTCGGTGATGGCCTGGTTGACGAGCTCGCGTCGCTGGCCCACCGCGTCGAGCACCGTCTGTTCTCGCGTCTGCGGGTCTGTCATGCTGTCACTCGGTCAGCTGGATGAGGTTGCCGTTGCGGGTGACGTGGAGGTCGCGGCCCATCTTGTACCCCTCGCTCTCCGCGAGATTGACGTAGCCGCTGAAGCCGCTCATGTCCTGGTGGGCCGGGATGACGTTCTGGGGCTGGAGCGCCTGGAGCATCTGGTAGTGGCCCTCCCGGTTCAGGTGGCCGGAGACGTGGATGTCCGAGTAGATGCGAGCGCCCTGCATCCCGAGCAGGCGCTCGGACTGGTAGCGCTGGCCCTCGTTCGTCGGCTCCGGGATGACCCGGGCCGAGAAGATGACCTTGTCGCCGTCCTCTAACTCGTAGGGGGTCTCGCCGCGACCCATCCGGGTGAGCATCGCGCGCGGCTCGCCTTGGTGGCCCGTGACGATGGGCAGGAAGTTGCCCTTCCCCTCCTTCATGACCCGCTTGAACGTCCGGTCGACGGACTTCCGGTGGCCGAACATCCCGAGGTCGCCCGGGAAGTCGACGAAGCCGAGTCGCTCGGCGGTGCCGGAGTACTTCTCCATCGAGCGCCCGAGAAGCACCGGCTGACGGCCGATGTCCCGGGCGAACTCGACGAGGGACTTCACGCGGGCGATGTGGCTGGAGAACGTGGTGGCGACGATGCCGCCCGAGTAGTCCTCCAGCGAGTACATCACGTCCTTGAGGTGCCGCCGTGCGACGGACTCACTCGGTGTGCGTCCCTGCTTGTTCGCGTTCGTACAGTCCTCGATGTAACAGAGGACGCCCTCGCCCTCGCGACCGATCTCGCGGAACCGCTTCATGTCGATGGGGTCGCCGATGACCGGCGTGTGGTCCATCCGCTTGTCCAGCCCGTAGACGACCGCGCCCTCGGGCGTGTGCAGGACCGGGTTGATGGCGTCGATGATGGAGTGTGTGACGTTGACGAACTCGAGCTCGACCTGCCCGGAGTCGCCGATGGTCATCGTCTCGCCGGCGTCCATCTTCACGAGGTCGTTCTCGACCCCGAACTTCTGCTCGCTCTCGACCTGCTGCTTGACGAGCTCGATGGTGAACGGCGTCGCCACGACGGGCGCGTCGTACCGGTGGGCCAGCTTCGAGATGGCCCCGATGTGGTCGAGGTGGCCGTGGGTGGGCACGATGGCCTGCACGTCCCCCTCGAGTTCGCTCATGATCCGGTCGTCCGGGATGGCCCCCATGTCGATGAGGTCCAGGCTGTGCATCTTCTCGGTCTCGACGTTGTCGTGGATGAGAACCTGCGAGAGGTTCAGACCCATGTCGAAGACGACGACGTCGTCACCGGCTCGGACGGCAGTCATCTGCCGGCCGACTTCCTCGTATCCGCCGATTGTTGCGATTTCGATTTCCATGGTTGTGTAGCACCGAAATGCCGCGTCTCGGTATATGCAAACTCCCCCGGAGAACGGAACGCTACGCCCCGGCGTCTTACAGCGCGTCGGCGCACATCCCGCTATGTGGGCGCGGGCGGTGCCGGAGTCGCCGGCAGCGTCGCGACCACACTTACCCGCGGGGTCTGTTAACCGACCCTTCTCGGTCCGAGGTTAAAAGCACGTGGGTTACGCGGCGACGACGACCCTCGAAGCACGCCGCGGGACGCTGGCACGGCAGCCGGCCGCCGGGTCGACGGCGTCCCGCGGGAACGCAGTGTGTGAACGGTCCACAGGTTTAACTTTCACTGCACCCAACCCGACGTATGGCGTCGTGCTCGTTCTGTGGTCGTGAGGTCGAGGGGATGCCGTACTCCTGCAACGAGTGCGGCGAGACCCTCTGTGGCCGCCACCGACTCCCCGAACGGCACGACTGCAGCGGTCTCGCACTGGTCGCGGAACGGGCCGACGACCAGACGACGTTCATCGGACGGTCCGACGACCACGACGAGCGCGGGGTCGTCGGCCGGACGCTCGACGCGATGCTGTCACCGCTTCGCCGACTCCGTCGACTGCGCCGGTAACCCGACATTTCCGCTCGCGAGAAGCGGTCCCTCACCCGTGACGGCAGTTCAGTCCACGGTCGTCCCCGGTGCCTCGCCGTCGAGGAACGCGGACAGGCCGTCCAGCCCGAACACGCTCGCGGGGGTCGGCAGGTCCAGCAGCGTCCGTACCTTCCCGGCCATCCCGCCGGAGACGTCTGTCGACTCCGCCCCGCCGAGCGCGCCGGCCGCGTCCTCGAACCGCTCGATTCTGTCGATCACGTCGCCGTCCTCGTCGAGCACGCCCGGCACCGTCGAGCAGAGGCCGACCCGGTCGGCGTCGAGGCTGCGTGCGAGCGAGGTGACGATCTCGTCGCCCGACAGCACCGTCACCCCCTCGCCCGCGTGAGCGACCACGTCGCCGTGGAGCACCGGCACGAACCCCTCGGCCCGGAGCGTCGCGACCTGCCCGGCCGGCAGCGTGAGCTCGCCCGACGAATCCCGACTCGCAGCCGACAGCGGATGGACGGGCACCGCGGGTACGTCGCGGTCGTGAAGTCGTCGCAGCACCAGTCCGTTCAGCGCCTTCATCGCCGAGTGGATCTCGGTGACGCCCCCGATGTCGTGGGTCCCGGCGGTCGTGCTGACGCCGTACCGCTCGGCGTTGTGGTGGCCGAAGCTCCCGCCGCCGTGGACCACGACCAGGTCGTCGGCGGCACGGGCCACCGCGTCGGCCGCCCGGTCGAGCGCCTCGCCATCGACCGTCTCGGCGCGGTCCTTGTCCGTGATGACCGAGCCGCCGAGCTTGAGGACGGTCGTCACGAGACCACCACCCCGTCGCGGGCGAGCTCGGCACGGAACACCGCCTCGCAGGCCTGCGAGTACGACAGCGCCGTCTCCGTCGCGGAGGAGTCGTCGAGCGCGACGATACAGCCGCCGCCGCCCGCCCCGGTCAGCTTCGCGCCGTAGGCACCGGCCTCCCGGGCGGTCCACACCATCTCGTCCAGCGAGCGCGAGGAGACGCCCAGCGCCTCCAGCAGCCCGTGGTCGAAGTCCATCAGCCGTCCGAGCTCGTCGAGCGAGGGACCCTCTTCGGTCAGGACGGCCTCACCACGGCGGACGATATCGCCGATGGCAGTGACGGTGTCCGCCGCGAACTCGTACCGTTCGCGCAGCTCCCGGACCCCCGCGACCAGCTCGCCCGTGTTGCCGGAGCCCCCGTCGAACCCGATGACGAACGGGAGGTCCGGCGCGTCGAGCGTCCGGCAGTCGTCGCCCTCGACGCGGACCGCACCGCCCATCGTCGAGCAGAACGTGTCCGCCCGCGACGCCTGCCCGTCCTGTACGTCCAGCTCGACCTGATAGGCGCGATCCGCGACCTCGCGAGGGTCCAGCTCGACACCCAGCTCCGCCGCCGTCGCCGCGATGGTCGCGACGACGACCGCCGCCGACGACCCGAGACCGGCCCCCAGCGGGATGTCGCTCTCGACGGTGACGTCGAACCCCGTGTCCGGCGCGCCGCAGGCGTCTCTGGCCTGTTCGACCGCGCCGTCGACGTACTCTGTCGCCGCCTCGAGCAGCTCGGTCGGGACCTCCACGCCGAGTTCGTCCGTCGCCGCGCCGTACTCGACGGTGAACCCCTCGATCTCGAGGTCCTGTGCGTCGACGCGCAGCGTGGCGTCCGCCCGCTCTTCGACCC
Proteins encoded:
- a CDS encoding zinc finger AN1 domain-containing stress-associated protein, whose translation is MASCSFCGREVEGMPYSCNECGETLCGRHRLPERHDCSGLALVAERADDQTTFIGRSDDHDERGVVGRTLDAMLSPLRRLRRLRR
- a CDS encoding DUF456 domain-containing protein; translation: MDFQALLTGVDPVLVVALVLLVAGIVGSAVPSMPGPLLSVAGVLVFWLWGEGLGTVVAVGLVAVGLFAVVADLLADAVSARVGGASWQTTALAGVVGLALLFVTGPLGILVGVVGTVFALEYWETQDHRHAARAAVTTSLGILASAVVQVLLTLSMLLGFGLSVFVW
- a CDS encoding ribonuclease J; this encodes MEIEIATIGGYEEVGRQMTAVRAGDDVVVFDMGLNLSQVLIHDNVETEKMHSLDLIDMGAIPDDRIMSELEGDVQAIVPTHGHLDHIGAISKLAHRYDAPVVATPFTIELVKQQVESEQKFGVENDLVKMDAGETMTIGDSGQVELEFVNVTHSIIDAINPVLHTPEGAVVYGLDKRMDHTPVIGDPIDMKRFREIGREGEGVLCYIEDCTNANKQGRTPSESVARRHLKDVMYSLEDYSGGIVATTFSSHIARVKSLVEFARDIGRQPVLLGRSMEKYSGTAERLGFVDFPGDLGMFGHRKSVDRTFKRVMKEGKGNFLPIVTGHQGEPRAMLTRMGRGETPYELEDGDKVIFSARVIPEPTNEGQRYQSERLLGMQGARIYSDIHVSGHLNREGHYQMLQALQPQNVIPAHQDMSGFSGYVNLAESEGYKMGRDLHVTRNGNLIQLTE
- the idsA3 gene encoding geranylfarnesyl diphosphate synthase, encoding MTDPQTREQTVLDAVGQRRELVNQAITEELPIKSPRRLYEASRYLLDAGGKRLRPTVLLVVGEALTDVEPMSADYREFQSLTDEPVDLMAAAVSVEVIQSFTLIHDDIMDDDDLRRGVPAVHKEYDLETAILAGDTLYSKAFEIMVETDAPPERVVAATDTLASTCTKICEGQSLDVSFETRRDVDPDEYLEMIEQKTAVLYAASAAIAGELLSADDEVVDALYGYGLDVGRAFQIQDDVLDLTVPSDQLGKQRGSDLVENKQTLMTVHAREQGVDVDGLVDTDSVEAVTETEIDDAVATLEEAGSIEYANQTARDLVERGKSRLEVLPDNEARDLLCDIADYLIERGY
- the mvk gene encoding mevalonate kinase — protein: MVTASAPGKVYLFGEHAVVYGEPAVPCAVERRATVRVEERADATLRVDAQDLEIEGFTVEYGAATDELGVEVPTELLEAATEYVDGAVEQARDACGAPDTGFDVTVESDIPLGAGLGSSAAVVVATIAATAAELGVELDPREVADRAYQVELDVQDGQASRADTFCSTMGGAVRVEGDDCRTLDAPDLPFVIGFDGGSGNTGELVAGVRELRERYEFAADTVTAIGDIVRRGEAVLTEEGPSLDELGRLMDFDHGLLEALGVSSRSLDEMVWTAREAGAYGAKLTGAGGGGCIVALDDSSATETALSYSQACEAVFRAELARDGVVVS
- a CDS encoding glutamate--tRNA ligase, which encodes MDDSLREQVEREAEKHALFNAIKHESDAAVGAVMGPLMGENPAFREHGDEVPGVVGGVCGRVNQMSHDEKRERLGELAPDLLAELDSEDEGEEHTLPDLPNADEYDGIRMRCAPNPNGPWHVGHARMPAVIGTYREHYDGWFCVRFDDTDPETKRPDLDAYDGILEDIEYLGFDPDEVLKASDRMETYYEHARELIEMGGAYTCSCPQGEFSDMKNSGEACPHREKDAETTMAEFEDMVAGEYSSGEMVLRVKTDIEHKNPALRDWVAFRMIDTPHPREEAADYRCWPMLDFQSGIDDHLVGITHIIRGIDLQDSAKRQRFVYDYFGWEYPEVVHWGHVQVDAYDVKMSTSTLKELIDAGELDGWDDPRAPTIKSLRRRGIRGEAIVESMIELGTSSSNVDLAMSSVYSKNRDLIDDGADRQFLVRDGTELGIVGGAPEAGEPPVHPDHEDRGVREIPVGSAVLLEPKDLPEREERVWLKGLGCFRFTRDALQYTGDDISAVREEGVDVVHWVPAADNEPVELWTMDGVVEGRAEPGFRDQPVDTMVQFERVGFARVDAHGDDGSVAYFAHE
- a CDS encoding isopentenyl phosphate kinase, with amino-acid sequence MTTVLKLGGSVITDKDRAETVDGEALDRAADAVARAADDLVVVHGGGSFGHHNAERYGVSTTAGTHDIGGVTEIHSAMKALNGLVLRRLHDRDVPAVPVHPLSAASRDSSGELTLPAGQVATLRAEGFVPVLHGDVVAHAGEGVTVLSGDEIVTSLARSLDADRVGLCSTVPGVLDEDGDVIDRIERFEDAAGALGGAESTDVSGGMAGKVRTLLDLPTPASVFGLDGLSAFLDGEAPGTTVD
- a CDS encoding 4Fe-4S dicluster domain-containing protein, giving the protein MPIDPNFEENRELVDEHNGHDVWGPVEEPEQLGIHGTHVAVDFDICLADGACLEDCPVDVFEWVDSPGHPESEIKADPANEAQCIDCMLCVDVCPVDAIDVDAGRQGRA